A part of Winslowiella toletana genomic DNA contains:
- the phnN gene encoding ribose 1,5-bisphosphokinase produces the protein MARLIWLMGASGSGKDSLLNALREQPPEGIMVAHRYITRPADAGGENHIALSETEFLRRRGKGLFAIDWQAHQHYYALGIEIDLWLAQGIDVVVNGSRLHLSAVRQRYGGQLLPVCLQVSPAVLATRLRQRGRESEAEIARRLQRAQQGAPEPCLSLNNDGALSDTLRQFRALLEAQHF, from the coding sequence ATGGCCAGGCTGATCTGGCTGATGGGCGCCTCCGGCTCCGGCAAGGACAGCCTGTTAAATGCGCTGCGTGAGCAGCCGCCGGAAGGGATTATGGTGGCGCACCGTTATATCACCCGGCCTGCTGACGCGGGCGGCGAAAACCATATTGCCCTCAGTGAAACAGAGTTCCTGCGCCGTCGCGGCAAGGGACTGTTCGCTATCGACTGGCAGGCGCATCAGCACTATTACGCGCTGGGGATCGAGATCGATCTCTGGCTGGCGCAGGGTATTGATGTGGTGGTTAACGGCTCGCGGCTGCATCTGAGCGCCGTCCGTCAGCGTTATGGCGGGCAGCTGTTGCCCGTCTGTTTGCAGGTCTCTCCGGCTGTGCTGGCGACACGTCTGCGTCAGCGCGGGCGCGAAAGCGAAGCGGAGATTGCCCGGCGACTGCAACGTGCGCAGCAGGGGGCGCCGGAACCGTGCCTCAGCCTGAATAATGATGGCGCGCTAAGTGACACCCTGCGCCAGTTTCGCGCGCTGCTGGAGGCACAGCACTTTTAA
- a CDS encoding IS3 family transposase (programmed frameshift) gives MRKARFTEHQIIAVLKSVEAGRTVKDVCREAAISEASYYNWKAKYGGMEASDIKKMKDLEDENRRLKQMFADLSLECRALKDVIEKKPLKPAIKRELVSYLTAQFSMSIRQACRTVSLSRTVYFYQPDTRRDEPVILALTELAERYPRYGFKKLFQVLRRQGNAWNHKRVHRIYCLLKLNFRRKGKQRLPVRNPAPLATPEALNQSWSIDFMHDALTCGRRFRTFNVVDDFNREALAIEIDLNIPAQRVVRVLDRIVANRGYPLKMRMDNGPELISLALAQWAEDHGVMLEFIRPGKPTQNAFIERFNRTYRTEILDFYLFRTLNEAREITERWLTEYNSERPHESLNNLTPEEYRLMAEKPELSKSVWN, from the exons ATGCGTAAAGCCCGATTCACCGAACACCAGATCATTGCCGTTCTGAAGTCTGTCGAAGCCGGACGTACCGTTAAGGACGTCTGCCGCGAAGCGGCAATATCCGAAGCCAGCTATTACAACTGGAAAGCAAAGTACGGCGGAATGGAGGCTTCAGATATCAAAAAGATGAAAGATCTTGAAGACGAGAATCGTCGCCTGAAGCAGATGTTCGCCGACCTGAGTCTGGAATGCCGGGCGCTGAAGGACGTTATCGAAAAAAAGC CTCTAAAACCAGCGATAAAGCGGGAGCTTGTCAGCTATCTGACTGCACAATTTTCCATGAGCATCCGCCAGGCATGCAGGACAGTATCGCTGAGCAGGACGGTGTATTTTTATCAGCCCGATACCCGGCGTGATGAACCGGTGATCCTGGCGCTGACTGAACTGGCAGAACGCTATCCGCGATACGGATTTAAGAAGCTTTTTCAGGTACTTCGCAGGCAGGGTAACGCCTGGAATCATAAGCGTGTTCACCGGATTTACTGCCTGCTGAAACTCAATTTTCGCCGCAAGGGGAAACAACGTCTTCCGGTGCGCAATCCGGCTCCTCTGGCAACGCCGGAAGCACTCAACCAGAGCTGGTCGATTGATTTTATGCACGACGCGCTGACATGTGGGCGACGTTTTCGGACTTTCAACGTCGTGGATGATTTTAACCGTGAGGCTCTGGCCATAGAAATTGACCTGAATATCCCGGCGCAGCGGGTTGTGCGGGTGCTGGACAGGATAGTGGCAAACCGTGGATATCCGCTGAAGATGCGGATGGATAACGGCCCGGAGCTGATATCACTGGCTCTGGCACAATGGGCTGAGGACCATGGCGTGATGCTGGAATTTATCAGGCCAGGCAAACCGACACAGAATGCCTTTATCGAACGCTTTAACCGGACGTACCGGACAGAAATCCTGGATTTTTATCTGTTCAGAACGCTGAATGAAGCACGGGAAATCACAGAGCGCTGGCTGACGGAATACAACAGCGAGCGGCCTCATGAATCCCTGAATAACCTGACGCCGGAAGAATACCGGCTGATGGCTGAAAAACCGGAACTCTCAAAAAGTGTGTGGAACTAA
- a CDS encoding alpha-D-ribose 1-methylphosphonate 5-phosphate C-P-lyase PhnJ, whose product MSELIGYNPGYLDEQSKRVIRRAILKAVAIPGFQVPFGGREMPMPYGWGTGGIQLTASIIGQHDVLKVIDQGADDTTNAVSIRRFFQRVSGAATTERTADATLIQTRHRIPETPLSEDQILIYQVPIPEPLRFIEPRETETRKMHALEEYGIMQVKLYEDIARYGHIATTYAYPVKVNDRYVMDPSPIPKFDNPKMHMMPALQLFGAGREKRIYALPPYCKVESLDFDDHPFSVQQWDQPCAICGSHVSYLDEVVMDDSGTRMFVCSDTDFCRQQQETTDEQ is encoded by the coding sequence ATGAGTGAGTTGATCGGCTATAATCCCGGTTACCTTGATGAGCAAAGCAAGCGCGTGATACGCCGCGCGATCCTGAAAGCGGTGGCGATCCCCGGTTTTCAGGTGCCGTTTGGCGGACGCGAAATGCCGATGCCGTATGGCTGGGGCACCGGCGGTATTCAGCTAACCGCCAGTATTATTGGTCAGCATGATGTACTGAAAGTGATTGATCAGGGCGCGGACGATACCACCAACGCGGTATCGATTCGCCGCTTCTTCCAGCGCGTCAGCGGTGCGGCGACCACCGAGCGCACCGCCGACGCCACCCTGATCCAGACCCGCCACCGTATTCCGGAAACCCCGTTAAGCGAAGATCAGATTCTGATTTATCAGGTGCCGATTCCGGAGCCGCTGCGTTTTATCGAACCGCGCGAAACCGAAACGCGCAAAATGCACGCGCTGGAAGAGTACGGCATTATGCAGGTGAAACTGTATGAGGATATTGCCCGTTACGGCCATATCGCCACCACCTACGCCTACCCGGTAAAAGTCAACGATCGCTATGTGATGGATCCGTCGCCGATCCCGAAATTCGATAATCCGAAAATGCATATGATGCCGGCGCTGCAACTGTTCGGTGCCGGTCGCGAAAAACGCATCTATGCCTTGCCGCCCTACTGCAAAGTGGAAAGTCTCGATTTCGATGACCATCCGTTTAGCGTGCAGCAGTGGGATCAGCCCTGCGCGATCTGTGGCTCGCATGTCAGCTATCTTGATGAAGTGGTGATGGATGATAGCGGTACACGCATGTTTGTCTGTTCCGATACCGATTTTTGCCGTCAGCAGCAGGAAACAACCGATGAACAGTGA
- the phnK gene encoding phosphonate C-P lyase system protein PhnK, whose amino-acid sequence MNSEQPLLAVDNLTHLYAPGKGFEQVSFELYPGEVLGIVGESGSGKTTLLQAISARLTPQQGSILYQGNELYALSESERRRLLRTEWGVVHQHPLDGLRPQVSAGGNIGERLMAVGERHYGDIRQRASQWLQDVEIPVERLDDLPTTFSGGMQQRLQIARNLVTHPRVVFMDEPTGGLDVSVQARLLDLLRTLVRELNLAVVIVTHDLGVARLLAHRLLVMKQGRVVESGLTDRVLDDPHHPYTQLLVSSVLS is encoded by the coding sequence ATGAACAGTGAACAACCGCTGCTTGCAGTGGATAACCTGACGCATCTCTACGCGCCGGGCAAAGGCTTTGAGCAGGTGTCATTTGAGCTGTATCCCGGTGAAGTGCTGGGGATTGTCGGTGAGTCCGGCTCCGGCAAAACCACCCTGTTACAGGCGATTTCCGCGCGTCTGACGCCGCAGCAGGGCAGCATTCTGTATCAGGGAAATGAACTGTATGCGTTAAGTGAAAGTGAACGCCGTCGCTTGCTGCGTACCGAATGGGGCGTGGTGCATCAGCATCCGCTGGATGGCCTGCGACCGCAGGTGTCGGCGGGCGGCAATATCGGTGAGCGCCTGATGGCGGTCGGTGAGCGCCATTACGGCGATATTCGCCAGCGCGCCAGCCAGTGGTTGCAGGATGTGGAGATCCCGGTGGAGCGCCTCGACGATCTGCCGACGACCTTTTCTGGCGGCATGCAGCAGCGTTTGCAGATTGCGCGCAACCTGGTGACGCATCCGCGCGTGGTGTTTATGGATGAGCCGACCGGCGGGCTGGATGTCTCGGTGCAGGCGCGTCTGCTGGATCTGCTGCGCACCCTGGTGCGCGAACTGAATCTGGCGGTGGTGATTGTGACGCACGATCTGGGCGTCGCACGTCTGCTGGCGCACCGTCTGCTGGTGATGAAGCAGGGGCGGGTGGTGGAGAGCGGGCTGACCGATCGGGTGCTGGACGATCCGCACCATCCCTATACCCAGTTACTGGTGTCGTCGGTATTGAGTTGA
- a CDS encoding carbon-phosphorus lyase complex subunit PhnI — MYVAVKGGEKAIANAHQLQESLRRGDPQQAELECQQIEQQLGLAVDRVMTEGGIYDRQLAALAIKQASGDLVEAIFLLRAYRTTLPRLADSLPLATGEMRLERRISAVYKDLPGGQLLGPTYDYTHRLLDFTLLANGEAPAAPRADQPLDGRCPHMFELMTREGLAAQELDDGSEPLDITREPPAYPSPRSARLQQLVRGDEGFLLALGYSTQRGYGRNHPFAGEIRTGAITVEIEPEELGFTLEIGEILLTECEMVNGFTVPDDQPPHFTRGYGLVFGRAERKAMAMALVDRALQTAEYQERITSPAQDEEFVLSHADNVEAAGFVSHLKLPHYVDFQAELELLKRLRNTRQECKNDE; from the coding sequence ATGTACGTCGCAGTTAAAGGGGGCGAAAAAGCGATAGCCAATGCCCATCAGTTGCAGGAGAGCCTGCGACGTGGCGACCCACAGCAGGCAGAGCTGGAGTGTCAGCAGATCGAACAACAGCTGGGGCTGGCGGTGGATCGGGTGATGACCGAGGGCGGTATTTATGACCGTCAGCTGGCGGCGCTGGCGATTAAGCAGGCCAGTGGCGATCTGGTGGAAGCGATTTTCCTGCTGCGCGCCTACCGCACCACGCTGCCGCGACTGGCCGACAGCCTGCCGCTGGCCACTGGCGAGATGCGCCTTGAACGCCGTATCTCGGCGGTTTACAAAGATCTGCCGGGTGGCCAGCTGCTGGGGCCGACTTACGATTACACCCACCGTCTGCTCGATTTTACCTTACTGGCCAATGGCGAGGCGCCTGCCGCGCCGCGTGCCGATCAGCCGCTGGACGGTCGCTGTCCGCATATGTTTGAGCTGATGACCCGCGAAGGGTTAGCGGCGCAGGAGCTGGATGATGGCAGCGAGCCGCTGGATATTACCCGCGAACCGCCTGCTTATCCGTCACCGCGATCCGCGCGGCTGCAACAGCTGGTGCGCGGTGATGAAGGTTTTCTGCTGGCGCTCGGCTATTCGACGCAGCGCGGCTACGGACGTAATCATCCGTTTGCCGGTGAAATTCGTACTGGCGCTATCACGGTAGAAATCGAGCCAGAAGAGCTGGGCTTTACGCTGGAGATTGGCGAAATCCTGCTGACCGAGTGTGAAATGGTCAATGGCTTTACCGTGCCGGACGATCAACCGCCGCATTTTACCCGTGGTTACGGGCTGGTATTTGGTCGTGCGGAGCGCAAGGCGATGGCGATGGCGCTGGTGGATCGTGCATTGCAGACTGCCGAATATCAGGAGCGCATCACCAGTCCGGCGCAGGACGAAGAGTTTGTCTTATCCCATGCCGACAACGTTGAAGCCGCCGGTTTTGTCTCGCACCTTAAATTACCGCATTACGTCGATTTCCAGGCCGAACTGGAACTGCTGAAGCGGCTGCGTAACACCCGTCAGGAGTGCAAAAACGATGAGTGA
- the phnM gene encoding alpha-D-ribose 1-methylphosphonate 5-triphosphate diphosphatase, with protein MIINNVRLVLENEVVSGSLEMRDGIIRSFSDSVSQLPAALDGEGGFLLPGLVELHTDNLDKCFTPRPKVDWPAHSAMSSHDALMITSGITTVLDAIGVGDVRDGGHRLDNLTKMLDAITHSQRLGLNRAEHRIHLRCELPFDGTLALFEQLKATPGLSLVSLMDHSPGQRQYTSLESYRTYFQGKYQLNDSEMAAYEEQQIALAQRWSQPNRAAISALCREQGIALASHDDATAAHVDESHAIGSVIAEFPTSEIAARRSRELGLQILMGAPNIVRGGSHSGNVAAHRLAQCGLLDILSSDYYPASLLDATFRLAQDETNSYDLPRAVALVTANPSAALQLNDRGVIAEGKRADLLLAHTDHGHVHIRHVWAQGRTVY; from the coding sequence ATGATCATCAATAATGTCCGGCTGGTGCTGGAAAACGAGGTTGTCAGCGGTTCGCTGGAGATGCGCGACGGCATAATCCGCAGCTTTAGCGACTCGGTCAGTCAGCTGCCTGCGGCGCTGGATGGCGAAGGCGGTTTTTTACTGCCGGGGCTGGTGGAACTGCATACCGATAATCTCGACAAATGCTTTACGCCGCGTCCCAAAGTCGACTGGCCCGCCCATTCGGCGATGAGCAGCCACGATGCGCTGATGATCACCAGCGGCATCACCACCGTGCTGGATGCGATTGGCGTCGGTGATGTGCGTGACGGCGGCCACCGTCTCGATAATCTGACTAAAATGCTGGATGCGATTACTCACAGCCAGCGCCTCGGGCTGAACCGCGCCGAGCACCGTATCCATCTGCGCTGTGAACTGCCTTTCGACGGCACGCTGGCGCTGTTTGAGCAGTTAAAAGCGACGCCGGGACTGTCGCTGGTATCGCTGATGGACCATTCGCCGGGCCAGCGTCAGTACACCTCGCTGGAGAGTTATCGCACCTACTTCCAGGGCAAATATCAGCTCAACGACAGCGAAATGGCGGCATATGAAGAGCAGCAGATCGCGCTGGCGCAGCGCTGGTCGCAGCCGAATCGCGCGGCGATTTCCGCGCTGTGTCGCGAGCAGGGTATTGCACTGGCCAGCCATGATGACGCCACCGCTGCCCACGTCGACGAGTCACATGCCATTGGCAGCGTCATTGCCGAATTCCCGACCAGCGAAATTGCCGCCCGGCGCTCGCGTGAGCTGGGGTTACAGATCCTGATGGGCGCGCCAAATATTGTGCGCGGCGGTTCGCACTCCGGCAATGTTGCGGCGCACCGTCTGGCGCAGTGCGGCCTGCTGGATATTCTGTCATCCGACTACTATCCGGCCAGCCTGCTGGATGCCACCTTCCGTCTGGCGCAGGATGAAACCAACAGCTACGACCTGCCGCGCGCCGTGGCGCTGGTTACCGCCAATCCGTCCGCCGCCTTGCAGCTTAACGACCGTGGCGTCATTGCCGAAGGCAAGCGCGCCGATTTGTTGCTGGCGCATACCGACCATGGCCATGTGCATATTCGCCATGTCTGGGCGCAGGGCAGGACGGTGTACTGA
- the phnL gene encoding phosphonate C-P lyase system protein PhnL, with the protein MNTQLRVENLSKTFVLHNQHGVVLPVLRETSFTVDAGECVVLDGQSGSGKSTLLRSLYGNYLPESGHIWLRHQQQWIDLVSAPARQILAVRRETIGWVSQFLRVIPRISTLEVVMQPLLERGVERSICEARARHLLSRLNVPQRLWSLAPSTFSGGEQQRVNIARGFIADYPILLLDEPTASLDSSNSAAVVQLIEEARERGAAIVGIFHDKTVRERVADRLHLMLPAAQERAYDHQ; encoded by the coding sequence ATGAATACACAACTTCGGGTTGAGAATCTCAGTAAAACTTTTGTGCTGCATAATCAGCATGGCGTGGTGTTGCCGGTACTGCGTGAGACCAGTTTTACGGTTGATGCGGGCGAATGCGTGGTGCTGGACGGTCAGTCCGGCAGCGGCAAATCGACGCTGCTGCGTTCGCTGTATGGCAACTACCTGCCGGAAAGCGGTCATATCTGGCTGCGTCATCAGCAGCAATGGATTGACCTGGTGAGCGCGCCCGCGCGGCAGATCCTGGCGGTGCGCCGCGAGACGATCGGCTGGGTCAGCCAGTTTTTGCGCGTGATTCCGCGTATCTCTACACTGGAAGTGGTGATGCAGCCGCTGCTGGAGCGCGGTGTGGAACGGTCAATCTGCGAAGCGCGGGCGCGTCATCTGCTGTCACGCCTGAATGTGCCGCAGCGCCTCTGGTCGCTGGCGCCATCTACTTTTTCCGGCGGAGAACAGCAGCGCGTCAATATTGCGCGCGGTTTTATCGCTGACTATCCAATTTTACTGCTGGATGAACCTACCGCGTCGCTCGACAGCAGCAACAGCGCGGCAGTGGTGCAACTGATCGAAGAAGCCCGCGAACGCGGTGCGGCGATCGTTGGTATTTTCCATGATAAAACGGTGCGCGAACGGGTTGCCGATCGTCTGCATCTGATGTTACCCGCCGCCCAGGAGCGCGCATATGATCATCAATAA